The following coding sequences lie in one Ctenopharyngodon idella isolate HZGC_01 chromosome 11, HZGC01, whole genome shotgun sequence genomic window:
- the apc2 gene encoding adenomatous polyposis coli protein 2 isoform X1 translates to MVVVRCGQGGGRSGSNRVMMSYPTASYDQLVRQVEDLRKENSHLRRELQDNSHHLSKLENETSDMKEVLKQLQSKLEQEAGTLASSGRTDVLDQLKELHMDLTNYYELKYQPHNLRVFPETMASQVGEGEERLSIGRARSPICPPSRQSSSASGEGTAMHPGHPYPATGEGRVTAQHLEELCKERSMLLSEIEKEERERRWYYSQLQGLSQRLAELPRLDTFSLQVDFIRQQLEFEAQQLRSVMEERFGTSDEMVQRTQIRVARLEQLEKELHEAQSSRGPQEKSALPETQSTECLSKTSVPDMDTGNAGTLDAPGEAGSKVEMVFWLLSMLASRDREEMSRTLLAMSSSQESCIAMRKSGCVPLLVQILHEGGTGEAAGAGGYSREARSRASAALHNIVYSQPDEGQARREMRVLHVLEQIRSHCENGWDWIENHLSTPSPSGGKTTEIPEPVDPQMCQALCAIMKLSFEEEYRRAMNELGGLQAIAELMQLDQELYGMHNEPINMALRRYAGMALTNLTYGDVVNKATLCSKKNCLQAIVAQLASDNEELQQVVSSILRNLSWRADINSKRALRDVGSVSALMTCALQATKESTLKSVLSALWNLSAHSTENKVAICSVDGALGFLVSTLTYRCQTNSLAIIESGGGILRNVSSLIATRDDYRQILRDHNCLQTLLQHLRSHSLTIVSNACGTLWNLSARSPKDQELLWDLGAVSMLRNLIHSKHKMIAMGSAAALRNLLTNRPHKYKDTAVISPGSCMPSLYMRKQKALEAELDAKHLAETFDSIEKQSFKHQSINKPLRHIESLAKDYASDSGCFDDDEAPNISTSLDTGTFSMLSMFLNNSNFLNTQPRKREGEPEQDIETFQTDNKRSQPPDDEVTVAAEKLAKKITNTVAKIDKLVEDITMHTSSEDSFSLSSEDHFVDWNYGPDELHEARAISCSPCHLSDTSSFSPKERLSRAHAFLRLKTANSSLSNDSLNSGSTSDGYCGSQEQTHTSARPTEQRRPNKLDLKVAHEEPLNSGVHISRVICQNEIPERDFETNKDAILPDLGSTDTEKSQEPFISTPATVSTKVSSDASIPTVKLSPSYQHVPLIQSVAKFGVAKTAINVQAAQAMRRQAWVPTVMTGGSISKFSPICSARSPTIGQLETPQKYSVENTPICFSRCSSLSSLSSGDGALDGQSQTENELESDSSLEIIEVEDVNVERKDEEDENETLDDLSDSQLLVTDQKISSSDPTEIPCTIKNEKRFLRGVSPIILEDRTPSSSSENYIHETPLVMSRCSSVSSLGSFESPSIASSIQSDPCSEMISGTVSPSDLPDSPGQTMPPSRSKTPCCAESSGPETQMLSGVGSQWESSLRKIMEITDFKERFNLPPDLDTMIYFTVEKPIENFSCASSLSALPLHEHYVQKDVELKLTPLLNQLDNDPEDSEKEEDMDDRDQYSEGNSDDDIEILKECINSAMPSRFKKVRPTVMPNLSNQVLNMQARKSVQLPVYMVLQNKNSQMFTGQKLGMSSKDIYHDDSSYTDSAEGTPINFSSTTSLSDETLQYPVRNKGIKDWRRNKETQELVDIEAKRIEDLRMFSRFHKPTKITCQSHTVANQLNRTIRHMVPTQRLLIQSKEMAAKMTQQRIQSQSPVRQIQKQGQNLSKSMPQLDIPIRKQSTEVYQNQKTCSLSHSQENTLSFQSRHHPTTTEGAICHKIDRQDGLMNRTGRKQHYESSKTNVIRNANIQDQVNSYQSHQKGFHRIKQNLILEEAPPCYSLSSSLSSLSDAEFEEHHDKPHHTWIRNRQSNTQCPSKSQQDLNQFEENSSPSSVSMDSEDDLLIKCITSAMPQHKKKQTARKRKAEKKHKQKATLQKTTEEWSPEIDLDSDEMASDKDSDLNSVEWRAIQEGANTIITKLQASKSQEPSSESESVLSFMSGSSFTPKEKKVYKDDKKANKPLDFAPRKPVPNLPVVFRGRTVIYTPKKETTLSQRPPPKKIIPKPDAPKNPNLAQHRSRSLHRLGHPMDSTQLSLPKRSSTPPARIPKSSSSGSSQSSTPSRHPQKKVTSPTQTIKQGPEKVASAPCSPPDKSTSNINQNSKSPIDRKTQKSPVRIPFMQNPSRQTRNISPLVTNQPSSISRQNTQMSGKRILPANRLDLVRMTSTHSSSGESDRNGFLRQLTFIKESSKVSRRDPFSRSVPTSQHASPRRAGPGAPAVFLCSSRCQELKEAVQGPRRMPVTQGQRQDQEQVLRQDIALSRATSIDRDVTVKRPARRTSSESPCRASQRSTPGPKLREKRDDTFKRYSSSPSINVLSRVTSRSSLRSSSSDSSGRAKSERNTNQRQQRVGSRNADKVTWRRIRDEDVPQILKSTLPSTALPLLPSPDGNKQMPPQLPGKLPTITLASRKTSDATVQTEDYSANKINSSTSPTIEKGLSISEEATKMALPRKISMAFGNTLQDGDSDGSLKNYSTASSSTFQSVESTHSGGVGHFRQSSPSKAVRVTPFNYIPSPMVCCSPQTQGQATTMPEKTGEKHEA, encoded by the exons GGATCCAATCGAGTGATGATGTCATACCCAACGGCCTCCTATGACCAGCTGGTGCGGCAGGTGGAGGACCTCCGTAAGGAGAACTCTCACCTGCGCCGTGAGCTTCAGGACAACTCACACCACCTGTCCAAGCTGGAGAATGAAACCTCTGACATGAAG GAGGTTCTGAAGCAGCTGCAAAGCAAACTGGAGCAGGAGGCCGGAACTCTTGCCTCTTCAGGCAGAACTGATGTACTGGACCAGCTCAAAG AGCTGCATATGGACTTGACCAACTACTATGAGCTCAAGTACCAGCCTCACAACCTGCGTGTGTTTCCGGAGACGATGGCTAGCCAGGTAGGGGAAGGCGAGGAGAGACTAAGCATCGGCAGGGCCAGGAGTCCCATCTGTCCACCGTCCCGCCAGTCTTCATCTGCATCTGGAGAGGGCACAGCCATGCACCCTGGACACCCTTATCCGGCGACTGGAGAAGGCCGTGTCACTGCCCAGCACTTAGAGGAACTCTGTAAAGAGAG GTCCATGTTGCTGAGTGAAATagagaaagaagagagagagcgGCGATGGTATTACTCACAGCTGCAGGGTTTGTCTCAGAGACTGGCTGAACTGCCACGGCTCGATACG TTCTCCTTGCAGGTGGATTTTATTCGTCAGCAGCTAGAGTTTGAAGCTCAGCAATTGCGTTCCGTGATGGAGGAACGCTTCGGCACCAGTGACGAGATGGTTCAGAGAACACAA ATCCGTGTTGCTCGGTTGGAGCAGCTAGAGAAAGAGCTTCATGAGGCCCAAAGCTCACGTGGTCCTCAAGAGAAGAGTGCTCTACCAGAGACTCAG AGCACCGAGTGCCTCTCAAAAACATCTGTCCCTGACATGGATACTGGAAATGCTGGTACCTTGGATGCTCCTGGAGAAGCAGGAAGCAAA GTGGAGATGGTATTTTGGCTACTTTCCATGCTAGCCTCTAGAGATCGGGAAGAGATGTCCCGCACCCTTCTGGCAATGTCAAGCTCACAGGAAAGCTGCATTGCTATGCGCAAGTCTGGCTGCGTCCCACTGCTTGTGCAAATACTACATGAGGGAGGCACTGGGGAGGCAGCTGGGGCAGGAGGCTATAGTCGAGAAGCCCGTTCCAGAGCCAGTGCTGCCCTTCACAACATTGTGTACTCACAGCCAGATGAGGGCCAAGCACGACGCGAGATGAGAGTTCTTCATGTGCTAGAGCAGATCCGCTCGCACTGCGAGAATGGCTGGGACTGGATTGAGAATCATTTAAGTACCCCTTCACCTAGTGGTGGAAAAACCACAG AAATCCCTGAGCCAGTGGATCCCCAGATGTGCCAGGCCTTGTGCGCAATAATGAAGTTATCTTTTGAGGAAGAGTACCGCAGGGCAATGAATGAACTAG GTGGCTTACAAGCCATTGCAGAGCTAATGCAGCTGGACCAAGAACTGTATGGCATGCACAATGAGCCAATCAATATGGCCCTCCGGCGTTACGCAGGAATGGCACTCACTAACCTTACATATGGAGATGTTGTAAATAAG GCTACTCTTTGCTCAAAGAAAAACTGTCTTCAAGCCATTGTTGCACAGCTTGCATCTGATAATGAGGAATTACAGCAG GTAGTGTCAAGTATACTGAGAAACTTGTCATGGCGTGCCGATATCAACAGTAAAAGGGCTTTGAGAGATGTCGGCAGTGTGTCAGCACTTATGACATGTGCATTGCAGGCTACAAAG GAATCCACCTTAAAGAGTGTGTTAAGTGCATTGTGGAATTTGTCAGCACACAGCACTGAGAATAAGGTAGCAATTTGTTCTGTTGATGGTGCTCTTGGCTTTTTGGTTAGCACTTTGACTTATCGATGCCAAACCAACTCATTGGCCATTATTGAGAGCGGTGGAGGCATCCTGCGAAACGTGTCCAGTCTTATTGCTACCCGAGATGATTACAG GCAAATCCTCAGGGATCATAATTGCCTTCAGACTCTGCTGCAGCACTTGCGATCTCACAGTCTGACCATTGTGAGTAATGCATGTGGAACCCTCTGGAACCTGTCTGCACGTAGTCCGAAGGACCAGGAATTGCTGTGGGATCTGGGAGCTGTAAGCATGCTGCGCAATCTCATCCACTCAAAGCACAAAATGATAGCCATGGGAAGTGCTGCAGCTCTGCGAAACCTCCTCACAAATCGCCCACACAAATATAAAGATACTGCTGTTATATCCCCAGGATCCTGCATGCCATCCCTCTACATGAGGAAACAGAAAGCATTAGAGGCTGAATTAGATGCGAAGCATCTGGCAGAAACATTTGATTCAATCGAGAAGCAAAGTTTCAAGCATCAAAGTATAAACAAACCATTGAGGCACATTGAAAGCCTAGCAAAAGACTATGCTTCAGATTCTGGTTGTTTTGATGATGACGAGGCACCTAATATATCAACCAGCTTGGACACAGGAACCTTCTCCATGCTGTCCATGTTCTTGAACAATTCTAACTTCCTGAATACTCAGCCACGTAAGCGAGAGGGGGAGCCTGAACAAGACATTGAAACCTTTCAAACTGATAATAAAAGGTCACAACCCCCTGATGATGAAGTGACTGTGGCAGCTGAGAAATTAGCCAAGAAGATCACCAACACAGTGGCTAAAATTGACAAACTGGTAGAAGACATTACCATGCATACATCCTCAGAGGACAGCTTCAGCCTCAGTTCAGAAGATCATTTTGTGGATTGGAATTATGGGCCAGATGAGCTTCATGAGGCACGAGCTATTTCATGTTCCCCTTGTCATCTCTCTGACACCAGCTCTTTCTCACCTAAAGAGCGTCTCAGTAGAGCGCATGCCTTCTTGCGTCTTAAAACAGCCAACTCGAGTTTATCCAATGACAGCCTTAATAGTGGAAGCACCAGTGATGGCTATTGTGGCAGTCAGGAACAGACTCACACCTCTGCAAGACCAACAGAACAACGACGTCCAAATAAACTTGACCTGAAGGTAGCTCACGAGGAACCATTGAACAGTGGTGTACACATTTCAAGAGTCATATGTCAAAATGAGATCCCTGAAAGAGATTTTGAGACAAACAAAGATGCTATTTTGCCTGATTTAGGTTCCACAGATACAGAGAAGAGTCAAGAACCTTTTATATCAACACCCGCAACTGTATCAACCAAGGTGTCTTCGGATGCCAGTATACCAACTGTCAAGTTGTCTCCCTCCTATCAGCATGTTCCACTGATCCAGAGTGTTGCCAAGTTTGGCGTTGCAAAGACTGCAATTAATGTTCAGGCAGCTCAAGCAATGCGTAGGCAAGCTTGGGTTCCAACAGTGATGACTGGTGGAAGTATTAGCAAGTTTTCCCCAATATGCTCTGCAAGAAGTCCCACAATAGGACAGCTGGAGACCCCTCAGAAGTATTCTGTAGAGAACACTCCAATATGCTTTTCTCGCTGCAGTTCTCTGTCCTCTTTATCTTCTGGGGATGGAGCACTTGATGGACAGAGTCAGACTGAAAATGAGCTGGAGAGTGACTCCTCATTAGAAATCATAGAGGTGGAAGATGTGAATGTTGAGAGAAAAGATGAAGAGGATGAGAATGAGACACTTGATGACTTGAGTGACAGTCAGTTATTAGTAACTGATCAGAAAATAAGCAGCTCTGATCCAACTGAGATCCCTTGTACAATCAAAAATGAGAAGAGGTTCCTTAGAGGAGTGTCTCCAATCATTCTTGAGGACAGGACACCATCCAGCTCTTCAGAAAACTACATTCACGAAACACCTCTTGTAATGAGCCGCTGTAGTTCAGTGAGCTCACTTGGCAGTTTTGAATCTCCTTCAATTGCCAGCTCTATTCAGAGTGATCCATGTAGTGAAATGATAAGTGGAACTGTTAGCCCCAGTGACCTACCAGACAGCCCAGGACAAACAATGCCTCCGAGTCGCAGCAAAACTCCATGCTGTGCAGAATCAAGTGGACCAGAGACACAGATGCTTAGTGGTGTAGGAAGCCAGTGGGAAAGCAGTTTGCGCAAAATTATGGAAATCACAGACTTTAAAGAAAGGTTTAACCTACCTCCAGATTTGGACACAATGATCTATTTCACTGTGGAAAAACCAATTGAGAATTTCTCATGTGCCTCTAGTCTGAGTGCCCTCCCTCTGCATGAACACTATGTTCAGAAAGATGTAGAGCTCAAACTTACTCCTTTGCTAAACCAACTAGACAATGATCCAGAAGATTCTGAAAAGGAAGAGGATATGGATGACCGAGACCAATACAGTGAAGGCAACTCAGATGATGACATTGAAATTCTCAAAGAGTGCATTAATTCTGCCATGCCTTCCAGGTTTAAGAAGGTAAGGCCCACTGTGATGCCCAACCTCTCAAACCAAGTTCTCAACATGCAGGCTCGAAAATCAGTGCAATTACCAGTGTATATGGTGCTGCAgaataaaaacagtcaaatgtTTACTGGACAAAAGCTTGGAATGTCTTCAAAAGACATCTATCATGATGATTCCTCTTACACTGACTCGGCTGAAGGTACACCCATCAATTTCTCAAGCACCACTTCCTTGAGCGATGAAACACTCCAATATCCAGTCAGAAATAAAGGAATAAAAGACTGGCGAAGAAACAAAGAGACACAAGAGCTTGTTGATATTGAGGCAAAGAGAATTGAAGACCTACGCATGTTCTCTCGCTTCCACAAACCAACTAAAATAACATGTCAGTCTCATACAGTTGCAAACCAACTGAACAGAACAATCAGACATATGGTGCCCACTCAGAGATTACTTATACAAAGTAAAGAGATGGCAGCAAAAATGACCCAGCAAAGGATTCAAAGCCAGTCTCCAGTTCGACAAATTCAAAAGCAAGGACAGAATCTGTCAAAAAGCATGCCACAGTTAGATATTCCCATAAGAAAACAAAGCACAGAGGTGTACCAAAATCAGAAAACCTGCTCTCTGAGTCATTCACAGGAAAACACTTTATCCTTTCAGTCCAGGCACCACCCAACTACTACAGAAGGGGCCATTTGCCATAAAATAGACAGACAGGATGGACTGATGAATAGGACTGGACGGAAACAACATTATGAATCAAGCAAGACTAATGTAATACGTAATGCTAATATACAAGATCAAGTAAACAGTTACCAGTCCCATCAAAAGGGTTTTCACAGAATCAAGCAAAATCTAATTTTAGAAGAAGCACCTCCATGTTACTCTTTGAGTTCCTCCCTTAGCTCTTTGAGTGATGCAGAATTTGAGGAACATCATGATAAACCTCACCATACGTGGATAAGGAACAGACAATCCAATACTCAATGCCCTTCTAAATCACAGCAAGACCTTAACCAGTTTGAAGAGAACAGCTCACCAAGCTCAGTCAGCATGGATTCAGAAGATGATCTGTTGATAAAATGCATAACATCTGCTATGCCTCAACACAAGAAAAAGCAAACTGCCAGAAAAAGGAAAGCTGAGAAAAAGCACAAACAGAAAGCTACTCTTCAGAAAACAACAGAGGAGTGGAGCCCTGAAATTGACCTAGACAGTGATGAAATGGCATCCGACAAAGACTCTGATCTCAATAGTGTTGAATGGAGAGCAATACAAGAAGGAGCAAATACAATCATTACCAAGCTACAAGCTTCAAAGTCCCAAGAACCCTCATCAGAGTCTGAATCCGTTCTGTCATTTATGTCTGGATCAAGCTTTACTCCTAAAGAGAAGAAGGTATACAAAGATGACAAAAAGGCTAATAAACCACTTGATTTTGCCCCTCGTAAACCTGTTCCAAACTTGCCTGTGGTCTTCAGGGGTAGAACGGTCATATACACACCCAAGAAGGAGACAACTCTCTCTCAAAGGCCACCACCTAAAAAAATTATACCAAAACCAGATGCTCCTAAAAATCCAAATCTAGCTCAACACAGGTCAAGAAGCCTTCACAGACTGGGTCACCCCATGGACTCCACTCAGTTGTCATTGCCCAAAAGAAGCTCAACACCACCTGCCAGGATACCAAAGAGCTCATCTTCAGGATCATCTCAAAGTTCAACACCTTCCAGGCATCCTCAGAAAAAAGTAACCTCCCCAACCCAAACCATTAAACAAGGTCCAGAGAAGGTGGCATCAGCACCATGCAGTCCACCAGACAAAAGCACTTCAAACATCAATCAAAATTCAAAATCTCCAATTGACAGGAAAACACAGAAATCCCCTGTTAGAATACCATTCATGCAGAATCCATCAAGGcaaacaagaaacatttcaccTTTAGTAACCAACCAGCCCAGTAGCATTAGCAGACAAAATACACAGATGTCAGGGAAAAGAATCCTACCAGCAAACCGATTGGATTTGGTTCGCATGACATCTACTCATTCAAGTAGTGGTGAATCAGATCGTAATGGCTTTCTCAGACAACTgacattcatcaaagaatcgtCAAAAGTCTCAAGACGTGATCCTTTTTCACGTTCTGTCCCAACATCGCAGCATGCCTCACCCCGAAGAGCAGGTCCAGGGGCCCCAGCAGTTTTCTTATGTTCTTCTCGTTGTCAGGAGCTCAAGGAAGCAGTTCAAGGTCCAAGAAGAATGCCTGTGACTCAAGGACAAAGACAAGATCAGGAACAGGTTCTCAGACAGGACATAGCTCTATCAAGAGCCACCTCCATTGATAGAGATGTCACTGTGAAACGTCCAGCTAGACGAACAAGCTCAGAAAGTCCTTGCAGGGCCTCACAGAGAAGTACACCTGGACCAAAGCTAAGAGAAAAAAGGGATGATACCTTCAAAAGATATTCGTCCTCACCAAGCATAAATGTCTTGAGTCGTGTCACTAGCCGCTCCTCTCTTCGCTCTTCATCCTCTGACTCAAGTGGACGAGCTAAAAGTGAAAGGAACACAAATCAGAGGCAGCAGAGGGTTGGATCACGTAATGCTGACAAAGTGACCTGGAGAAGGATTCGTGATGAGGATGTTCCCCAGATATTAAAGAGCACCCTTCCTTCCACTGCATTGCCTCTGTTACCTTCACCTGATGGCAACAAACAGATGCCACCACAACTACCAGGAAAACTGCCTACTATTACACTGGCATCACGGAAAACAAGTGACGCGACTGTTCAAACTGAAGACTACTCAGCCAACAAAATTAACTCAAGCACCTCTCCCACAATTGAAAAAGGTCTTAGCATTTCAGAGGAGGCCACAAAGATGGCCCTCCCCAGAAAAATAAGCATGGCCTTTGGGAATACCCTCCAAGATGGGGATTCAGATGGATCTCTAAAAAACTACAGCACAGCATCATCCTCCACCTTTCAGTCAGTGGAAAGTACCCACAGTGGTGGCGTTGGCCATTTCCGACAAAGCTCTCCTAGTAAAGCCGTAAGAGTTACTCCTTTCAACTACATCCCCAGCCCCATGGTCTGTTGCTCTCCACAGACACAGGGTCAAGCAACGACAATGCCTGAAAAGACAGGGGAAAAGCATGAAGCATAA